A genome region from Streptomyces sp. NBC_01296 includes the following:
- a CDS encoding GNAT family N-acetyltransferase gives MSDLRTRLAHTSQLGPDLLGEVRALLDEAFDGEFSDEDFEHALGGMHALVYEGERLTAHGSVVQRRVVHTDRALRCGYVEAVAVRAGARRRGLGSAVMAGLEGVIGRAYVLGALSASDAGAALYTSRGWTVWGGRIGTLASPWPQALPEEEGSTYLWVPDGGVLPDPAQGLWFDWRNGDVL, from the coding sequence ATGAGCGACCTCCGCACCCGCCTCGCCCACACCTCGCAGCTCGGCCCGGACCTCCTCGGCGAGGTACGGGCCCTGCTCGACGAGGCCTTCGACGGGGAGTTCTCGGACGAGGACTTCGAGCACGCCCTCGGCGGCATGCACGCCCTGGTGTACGAGGGCGAGCGGCTGACCGCGCACGGCAGCGTGGTCCAGCGCCGGGTGGTGCACACCGACCGGGCCCTGCGCTGCGGCTACGTCGAGGCGGTGGCCGTACGGGCCGGGGCCCGGCGGCGCGGTCTGGGCAGCGCGGTCATGGCCGGGCTGGAAGGCGTCATCGGGCGGGCCTACGTGCTGGGCGCGCTCTCCGCCTCCGACGCGGGGGCGGCGCTGTACACCTCCCGGGGCTGGACGGTGTGGGGCGGGCGGATCGGTACGCTCGCGTCCCCGTGGCCGCAGGCCCTCCCCGAGGAGGAGGGCTCGACGTACCTGTGGGTGCCCGACGGCGGGGTCCTGCCGGACCCCGCCCAGGGGCTGTGGTTCGACTGGCGCAACGGGGACGTGCTGTGA
- a CDS encoding tyrosine-protein phosphatase produces MSNAGRILDWEGCFNVRDLGGLGGVRSGALVRADALDRLTARGWTSLTGHGVRTVIDLRNDDGAGVDHAPRPADLTTVRIPLDGIEDREFWDVWWGTAGFATPAYFRPFLARFPERVAAVAAAVAGAPPGGVVFHCGLGRDRTGIIALVLLRLMGASPEEIAADHGLSEPRVRAMYAARGRPYDSREIEEYTAGLGTSVHELARSAAAWLMPQEYLRAGGLSGAELAGLRGRLGA; encoded by the coding sequence ATGTCGAACGCCGGTCGAATCCTCGACTGGGAGGGCTGCTTCAACGTCCGTGACCTCGGCGGGCTCGGCGGGGTCCGGTCCGGCGCCCTGGTCCGCGCCGACGCCCTCGACCGGCTCACCGCCCGGGGGTGGACCAGTCTCACCGGCCACGGGGTGCGCACCGTCATCGACCTGCGCAACGACGACGGGGCCGGGGTGGACCACGCGCCCCGCCCGGCCGACCTGACCACCGTCCGCATCCCGCTCGACGGGATCGAGGACCGGGAGTTCTGGGACGTGTGGTGGGGGACCGCGGGTTTCGCGACGCCCGCCTATTTCCGGCCTTTCCTCGCCCGCTTCCCCGAACGCGTGGCCGCCGTCGCCGCGGCCGTCGCCGGCGCCCCGCCCGGCGGGGTGGTCTTCCACTGCGGCCTGGGCCGCGACCGCACCGGCATCATCGCCCTGGTGCTGCTGCGGCTGATGGGTGCGAGCCCCGAGGAGATCGCGGCCGACCACGGGCTGAGCGAGCCGCGGGTGCGCGCGATGTACGCCGCGCGGGGCCGCCCGTACGACAGCCGGGAGATCGAGGAGTACACGGCGGGCCTGGGCACCAGTGTCCACGAGCTCGCCCGCTCCGCCGCGGCCTGGCTGATGCCGCAGGAGTACCTGCGGGCGGGCGGGCTCAGCGGTGCGGAGCTCGCCGGGCTGCGCGGCAGACTGGGGGCATGA
- a CDS encoding nitroreductase family protein, protein MSPETHQWTPTHGEPYRPVAYRPERMPSAQSLARSAQLRARMDERRTVRHFSPEPVPEQVIRDAVACAATAPSGAHQQPWTFVLVKDPAVRRQIRDAAEQEELISYDGRLGDEWLAALRPLGTDAVKTHLTDAPALIVVFQQRYWLGPDGTKRKHYYVDESVGIAVGMLLTALHLGGLAALIHTPSPMRFLSHVLQRPENEKAFAVIPVGYPADDCEVPDLIRKSLDQVLVEI, encoded by the coding sequence ATGTCGCCCGAGACCCATCAGTGGACCCCGACCCACGGCGAGCCGTATCGCCCCGTCGCCTACCGGCCCGAGCGGATGCCGAGCGCGCAATCGCTCGCGCGTTCCGCGCAGTTGCGGGCGCGCATGGACGAGCGGCGGACCGTCCGGCACTTCTCCCCCGAACCCGTCCCGGAGCAGGTCATCCGGGATGCCGTCGCGTGCGCCGCGACCGCGCCGTCGGGGGCCCACCAGCAGCCGTGGACCTTCGTCCTGGTCAAGGACCCGGCCGTGCGGCGGCAGATCCGCGACGCCGCCGAGCAGGAGGAGCTGATCTCCTACGACGGCCGCCTCGGCGACGAGTGGCTCGCCGCCCTGCGCCCGCTCGGCACGGACGCGGTCAAGACCCACCTCACCGATGCCCCCGCCCTGATCGTCGTCTTCCAACAGCGCTACTGGCTCGGCCCGGACGGCACGAAGCGCAAGCACTACTACGTCGACGAGTCGGTCGGCATCGCGGTCGGCATGCTCCTGACCGCCCTCCACCTCGGCGGCCTCGCGGCCCTGATCCACACCCCGAGCCCGATGCGCTTCCTCTCCCACGTCCTGCAGCGCCCGGAGAACGAGAAGGCGTTCGCCGTCATCCCGGTCGGCTACCCCGCGGACGACTGCGAGGTCCCGGACCTGATCCGCAAATCCCTGGACCAGGTCCTGGTCGAGATCTGA
- a CDS encoding MarR family winged helix-turn-helix transcriptional regulator: protein MTSALAHIQSLPSWLVGRVAARGRSLVAEALAAEGLKLAHHAVLAATAEYGPAAQADLGRRLGIDPKDLVGLLNHLEGAGLVLRAPDPADRRKNAITLTPAGTATLTRCASLAETANAALLSPLTPAERGTLLALLTRIHEAS from the coding sequence ATGACGTCGGCCCTCGCACACATCCAGTCCCTGCCGAGCTGGCTCGTCGGCCGGGTCGCGGCGCGCGGCCGCAGCCTGGTCGCCGAGGCGCTGGCCGCGGAGGGCCTGAAGCTCGCGCACCACGCGGTGCTGGCGGCGACCGCCGAGTACGGCCCGGCGGCCCAGGCCGACCTCGGCCGCCGGCTCGGCATCGACCCCAAGGACCTGGTCGGCCTCCTCAATCACCTCGAAGGCGCCGGCCTCGTCCTGCGCGCCCCGGACCCGGCGGACCGCCGCAAGAACGCGATCACCCTCACCCCGGCCGGCACGGCCACCCTCACCCGCTGCGCATCCCTGGCCGAGACGGCGAACGCCGCACTCCTGTCCCCGCTGACCCCGGCGGAGCGCGGCACACTGCTGGCCTTGCTGACCCGGATCCACGAGGCCTCGTAG
- a CDS encoding quinone oxidoreductase family protein produces the protein MLRIRHDVNGGPEVLFAEDVAVPAPGAGELLVAVEAVGVTLPVVRKVREGGEAIPLGGEVAGTVAALGEGVTGFAVGDRVTGLCFGHGYAEYALLAAPFASAVPDGVGSVDAVALVRSGLVARGAVAAGQLRPGESVLVTAAASGVGSLALQLARAAGAGRLVAAVSSADKAGFVRSLGADEVVLYEDPAAWGEPYDVVLDGVGGELLGPAVRALATGGRLVAYGSGGGTVEAYELLVRGASVIGFQIRAVAQGRPEVYEAWRRELWKAYADGSLRPAVHGEIPLAEAGRAHRLIEERRNLGKVVLIP, from the coding sequence GTGCTCCGCATCCGCCACGACGTCAACGGCGGCCCCGAAGTGCTGTTCGCCGAGGACGTGGCCGTGCCCGCCCCCGGGGCCGGAGAGCTGCTCGTCGCGGTCGAGGCCGTCGGGGTGACGCTGCCCGTCGTGCGCAAGGTGCGGGAGGGCGGGGAGGCCATACCGCTCGGCGGGGAGGTCGCGGGGACCGTCGCCGCGCTCGGCGAGGGGGTGACGGGCTTCGCCGTCGGGGACCGGGTCACCGGGCTGTGCTTCGGCCACGGCTACGCCGAGTACGCGCTCCTCGCGGCCCCGTTCGCCTCCGCCGTCCCCGACGGGGTCGGCTCCGTCGACGCCGTCGCGCTCGTGCGCAGCGGGCTCGTCGCCCGCGGCGCCGTGGCGGCCGGGCAGCTCCGGCCCGGGGAGTCCGTACTGGTCACGGCCGCCGCGAGCGGGGTCGGCAGCCTCGCGCTCCAGCTGGCCCGGGCCGCCGGGGCGGGCCGGCTGGTCGCCGCCGTGTCCAGCGCGGACAAGGCCGGCTTCGTCCGGAGCCTCGGCGCCGACGAGGTCGTGCTGTACGAGGACCCCGCCGCCTGGGGCGAGCCGTACGACGTGGTCCTCGACGGAGTCGGCGGCGAGCTGCTCGGCCCCGCGGTGCGGGCCCTGGCCACGGGCGGGCGGCTGGTGGCGTACGGCTCCGGCGGCGGCACGGTGGAGGCGTACGAGCTGCTCGTGCGCGGCGCCTCGGTGATCGGCTTCCAGATCCGGGCCGTCGCCCAGGGCCGGCCCGAGGTGTACGAGGCCTGGCGGCGCGAGCTGTGGAAGGCGTACGCGGACGGCTCGCTGCGCCCCGCCGTGCACGGGGAGATCCCGCTCGCCGAGGCGGGCCGAGCCCACCGGCTGATCGAGGAGCGGCGCAACCTCGGCAAGGTGGTCCTGATCCCCTGA
- the pruA gene encoding L-glutamate gamma-semialdehyde dehydrogenase produces MDAVTQVPAPVNEPVHSYAPGTPERARLEFQLKQLAENPIDLPMTINGEKRMGGGDRFDVVQPHDHKSVIGTYANATQADAQEAIDAALAAAPAWRAMDFDDRAAIILRAAELLSGPWREKLAASTMLGQSKTAQQAEIDTPCELVDFWRFNVHFARQILAEQPVANSAGVWNRSDHRPLEGFVYAITPFNFTAIAGNLPTAPALMGNVVVWKPSPTQTHSAVLLMELLEEAGLPKGVINLVTGDGIAVSEVALNHPELAGIHFTGSTKTFQYLWKTVGNNIEKYKSYPRLVGETGGKDFVVAHPSADRAVLKTALTRGSFEFQGQKCSASSRAYVPASIWNDGFKEAFAAEVDGITMGDVRDLTNFIGAVIDERSFAKNKAAIDRAIADPTCEIIAGGTYDDSEGYFVRPTVIACTDPENEVFTTEYFGPILAIHVYEDAEFDAMLAQMESVSAYALTGAIIAGDRYAAADAMEKLRFAAGNFYINDKSTGAVVGQQPFGGGRASGTNDKAGAASNLMRWTSTRSIKETLVAPTDYAYPHMG; encoded by the coding sequence ATGGATGCTGTGACCCAGGTCCCCGCGCCGGTCAACGAGCCGGTCCACTCGTACGCCCCCGGCACCCCGGAGCGCGCGCGCCTCGAATTCCAGCTCAAGCAGCTGGCCGAGAACCCGATCGACCTGCCGATGACCATCAACGGCGAGAAGCGGATGGGCGGCGGCGACCGCTTCGACGTCGTGCAGCCGCACGACCACAAGTCCGTCATCGGTACCTACGCCAACGCCACCCAGGCCGACGCGCAGGAGGCCATCGACGCCGCCCTCGCCGCCGCCCCGGCCTGGCGCGCGATGGACTTCGACGACCGCGCCGCGATCATCCTGCGCGCCGCCGAGCTGCTGTCCGGCCCGTGGCGCGAGAAGCTGGCCGCTTCCACCATGCTCGGCCAGTCGAAGACCGCCCAGCAGGCCGAGATCGACACCCCGTGCGAGCTCGTCGACTTCTGGCGCTTCAACGTCCACTTCGCCCGCCAGATCCTGGCCGAGCAGCCGGTCGCGAACTCCGCCGGCGTGTGGAACCGCAGCGACCACCGCCCGCTCGAAGGCTTCGTCTACGCGATCACGCCCTTCAACTTCACGGCCATCGCGGGCAACCTGCCGACCGCCCCCGCCCTGATGGGCAACGTGGTCGTCTGGAAGCCGTCCCCGACGCAGACCCACTCCGCGGTCCTCCTGATGGAGCTCCTGGAGGAGGCCGGCCTGCCGAAGGGCGTCATCAACCTGGTGACGGGCGACGGCATCGCCGTCTCCGAGGTGGCCCTGAACCACCCCGAGCTGGCCGGCATCCACTTCACCGGCTCGACCAAGACCTTCCAGTACCTGTGGAAGACGGTCGGCAACAACATCGAGAAGTACAAGTCCTACCCGCGCCTGGTCGGCGAGACCGGGGGCAAGGACTTCGTCGTCGCGCACCCGTCCGCGGACCGCGCCGTCCTGAAGACCGCCCTGACCCGCGGGTCCTTCGAGTTCCAGGGCCAGAAGTGCTCGGCGTCCTCGCGCGCCTACGTTCCGGCCTCGATCTGGAACGACGGCTTCAAGGAGGCCTTCGCGGCCGAGGTCGACGGCATCACCATGGGTGACGTCCGCGACCTGACCAACTTCATCGGCGCCGTCATCGACGAGCGGTCGTTCGCCAAGAACAAGGCCGCCATCGACCGCGCGATCGCCGACCCGACCTGCGAGATCATCGCCGGCGGCACGTACGACGACTCGGAGGGCTACTTCGTCCGCCCGACCGTCATCGCGTGCACCGACCCGGAGAACGAGGTCTTCACGACCGAGTACTTCGGCCCGATCCTGGCGATCCACGTCTACGAGGACGCCGAGTTCGACGCGATGCTGGCCCAGATGGAGTCGGTGTCGGCGTACGCGCTGACCGGCGCGATCATCGCCGGTGACCGCTACGCGGCCGCGGACGCGATGGAGAAGCTCCGCTTCGCGGCGGGCAACTTCTACATCAACGACAAGTCGACCGGCGCCGTGGTCGGCCAGCAGCCCTTCGGCGGCGGCCGCGCCTCGGGTACGAACGACAAGGCGGGCGCCGCGTCGAACCTGATGCGCTGGACCTCGACGCGCTCCATCAAGGAGACCCTGGTCGCGCCGACGGACTACGCGTACCCGCACATGGGCTGA
- a CDS encoding proline dehydrogenase family protein: MLGPVILAASRSDKMRRIVSAAPVTKPVVNRFIPGETVDQVIPIVVDLTEKGLELTLDVVGEDITTVEQSYAARDAYLELIEHLAGLGLGEKAEMSVKLSMFGQALEGGHELALANVRPVVEAAAAIGTTVTLDAEDHTTLDSMFAIHEELRRDFPQTGCVIQAYLFRTEADARRLAAAGSRVRIVKGAYKEPAEVAYQDKAEIDKAYVRILKTLMDGEGYPMIGSHDPRLIAIGQELARTAGRKLDEYEFQMLYGIRSEEHLRLAAEGHRMRVYTAYGTDWYGYFMRRLAEKPANLLFFLRSMITKN, translated from the coding sequence GTGCTGGGTCCCGTGATCCTCGCCGCTTCGCGCAGCGACAAGATGCGCCGAATCGTCTCTGCCGCCCCGGTGACCAAGCCCGTGGTGAACCGGTTCATCCCCGGCGAGACGGTCGACCAGGTCATCCCGATCGTCGTGGACCTCACGGAGAAGGGCCTGGAGCTCACGCTCGACGTGGTGGGCGAGGACATCACCACCGTCGAGCAGTCCTACGCCGCGCGTGACGCCTACCTCGAACTCATCGAGCACCTGGCGGGCCTGGGACTCGGCGAGAAGGCCGAGATGTCGGTCAAGCTGTCGATGTTCGGCCAGGCGCTGGAGGGCGGCCACGAGCTCGCGCTCGCCAACGTCCGCCCGGTCGTCGAGGCCGCCGCGGCCATCGGCACCACCGTCACGCTGGACGCCGAGGACCACACCACCCTCGACTCGATGTTCGCCATCCACGAGGAGCTGCGCCGGGACTTCCCGCAGACCGGCTGCGTGATCCAGGCGTACCTCTTCCGCACCGAGGCCGACGCCCGCCGCCTGGCCGCCGCCGGCAGCCGCGTCCGGATCGTGAAGGGCGCGTACAAGGAGCCCGCCGAGGTCGCGTACCAGGACAAGGCCGAGATCGACAAGGCGTACGTCCGCATCCTGAAGACGCTGATGGACGGCGAGGGCTACCCGATGATCGGGTCGCACGACCCGCGCCTCATCGCCATCGGCCAGGAGCTCGCCCGCACGGCGGGGCGCAAGCTGGACGAGTACGAGTTCCAGATGCTGTACGGCATCCGCAGCGAGGAGCACCTGCGGCTCGCCGCCGAGGGCCACCGCATGCGCGTCTACACCGCGTACGGGACGGACTGGTACGGCTACTTCATGCGGCGCCTCGCCGAGAAGCCGGCCAACCTCCTGTTCTTCCTCCGCTCGATGATCACCAAGAACTAG
- a CDS encoding PucR family transcriptional regulator, whose protein sequence is MKGDYQDLVDEISALLGAPATLENRDFRLIAFGAHDSDDDLAMDPVRTRSILTRQSTAAVRAWFEGFGIARATGPVRIPAAPDAGVFRGRICLPARYRGIVQGYVWLLDQEPGPGPDVLAAAMEVAERIGILLAEEAKAGADLSREFRAVLTAGRGGQQDMAVAALRVALGPGADGLHAVVCVTPWAGEAPASVPGTAAVCTVPRPGHQALAVLVRLRSGEVLVPAVGVATRLLPHADTSAARPHTGPTAGIAEPRRELTALADAWSEASAAAQAAAAQPRFGPVAQWSEIGPYRMLAALSAADREGDPATRVLLQPAHRELARTAELFLDCAGQAGRAAAALGIHRQTLYYRLGRVEQLTGLDLDEGEDRLLLHMALKAARLHG, encoded by the coding sequence GTGAAGGGCGATTACCAGGACCTGGTGGATGAGATCTCGGCGCTTCTCGGCGCCCCGGCGACGCTGGAGAACCGGGACTTCCGCCTCATCGCCTTCGGCGCGCACGACAGCGACGACGATCTCGCGATGGACCCGGTGCGCACCCGCTCGATCCTGACCCGCCAGTCGACGGCGGCCGTACGGGCCTGGTTCGAGGGCTTCGGCATCGCGCGGGCCACCGGGCCGGTGCGCATCCCGGCGGCGCCGGACGCGGGGGTCTTCCGGGGACGGATCTGCCTGCCGGCGCGGTACCGCGGGATCGTGCAGGGCTACGTATGGCTCCTCGACCAGGAGCCGGGCCCCGGTCCGGACGTCCTGGCGGCGGCCATGGAGGTGGCCGAGCGGATCGGGATCCTGCTCGCCGAGGAGGCGAAGGCGGGGGCCGACCTGTCCCGGGAGTTCCGGGCGGTGCTCACGGCCGGCCGGGGCGGGCAGCAGGACATGGCGGTGGCCGCGCTCCGGGTGGCGCTGGGTCCGGGGGCGGACGGGCTGCACGCGGTGGTGTGCGTGACGCCGTGGGCCGGCGAGGCCCCGGCGTCGGTACCGGGCACGGCGGCGGTCTGCACCGTGCCCCGGCCGGGGCACCAGGCCCTCGCCGTACTGGTCAGGCTCCGCTCGGGGGAGGTGCTCGTACCGGCCGTGGGCGTCGCGACGCGGCTGCTGCCCCACGCCGACACGTCGGCCGCCCGGCCGCACACGGGCCCCACCGCCGGGATCGCGGAGCCCCGCCGGGAGCTGACCGCGCTGGCCGACGCCTGGTCGGAGGCCTCGGCGGCGGCGCAGGCGGCCGCGGCCCAGCCGCGGTTCGGCCCGGTGGCCCAGTGGTCGGAGATCGGCCCGTACCGGATGCTGGCGGCGCTCTCGGCCGCCGACCGGGAGGGCGACCCGGCGACCCGCGTCCTGCTCCAGCCCGCGCACCGGGAACTCGCCCGGACCGCCGAGCTGTTCCTGGACTGCGCGGGCCAGGCGGGCCGCGCGGCGGCGGCCCTGGGCATCCACCGCCAGACCCTGTACTACCGGCTCGGCCGGGTGGAACAGCTGACCGGCCTCGACCTGGACGAGGGCGAGGACCGCCTGCTGCTCCACATGGCCCTCAAGGCGGCCCGCCTGCACGGCTGA